In Zingiber officinale cultivar Zhangliang chromosome 9B, Zo_v1.1, whole genome shotgun sequence, the genomic window GTAAACAATGAGCACCTCTATAAAACAAAGTAAGATGACAGTAAATGTGCAAAGCAAATCAAGTAGATATCTACCAATTTGCGTCAACTCATTAAAAGATCAAACCATTGCTTCAGGCTTGGCCTGCGGAAGAAAGCAAACAAGTCCATAGCATGCATGTGAGAATAAACAAACAGATTTAAGCATAACTTCAACATCAAACTCCAGCAGTTCTTACAGTAACATAAAAGAGTCCATTAAATTCATGTGGCTTACCTTTTGAAGAGCAGATTGAGTGAAAATAGCAGTGTTCCAAAAATCTCAGTGCCAGTAATATCAAACTTTGATCTTAAGTCAAAATAGGGGCTCATCTCCTTAAAACACATAGTCAATCCGGTAGGAAAGGCCTTCAAGCTCATCACACTTACCTGCTACTCTTAGCACACCACCAAATTTTTAATAGCTAAAATTATGCTGCCTTAATGTAAAGTTTGATAAAAACTAGAACTTCAGCTGATaggataaaagaaaagaaccaaaTACCACAAACAGAAGGAGCCAGGTGGCCAGAGATGAAAGGGAGATACCTAACCAAAACTAAGAGTTTCATCATTAAAAGTTTTAGATTTTGTAAAACTTTATTTTGGTGGTTTTGGTGGATTGTCTTTTTTTGGAGATTAAGACTTTGAAGGAAGTCTCCAAATTAGTATCTTATTTAGGATTGTAGGGAAGCTTTGGtagaaatataatttaatttgatttattttttaatttataattttgtatATTTCTTAGTCGGTCCTTTTTAAGTATTGAATTCTTTCTTTActtgaatatttttatttttattttttcaattttttctgaTTTGGAGTTTTCAAAGACACCCCAATCCCCTCATTCTAATCATCtttgcataataaaattattCATTGTTTGTGTGAGGTTGTTCATTTCTCTATGTGAGATAATTTATCCCTCAAGTTGCATCAAGTGGTACCATTTTCTTTGTGTGAATTTCGATCTGTTTTCCTAGTACATTAATACCCTCTCTAACAATAAATGTAACTATAAATCCAACTTCCATCAAAATAGCATATAGACGTGTACAATATGCTAACTAATCAGTAAAAAGGTACTGATAGTGTAAAGGATTCTCAACCTGACACCAATTCTGACCTTGTCCTTTAGGGATCACATGATTCTTGACAAAGAATTGATTGGTGTAATCTTCTTTTTCTTTAATTCAACGACCGCCGGTCTATCTCCTCACTTCTCCTTCACCATCTTTTCCCCCATCTGTTCTCATCTTTCTTATTTAGTCTCCTGGTGTCCAACTAACTTTTCTGTCTGTAAAATGGTTTGATATAAAGGAGAGTTGAATTGAAAGTTAGATACAGATAGAAACAGCATGGTGTAATGGATTTAGACATAACAAGGGTTTAAAGACCAAGATATAGAAGGTGATTGAACTAAGAAATAGGGGAAATAAAGAATGTTAGAGAAGCCAAATTTGTCAAAGTGCAAGTTGAACAAGACAAAAGATGCATACCTACCACCAAGCAACAGTTCTAATTTCAGAGGAGGTCCTGCTGCAGTggaagagaaatacaaagaatTAGAAGTATGACCCTGTTGCCGGTCCTCCAGAATCAACCAGTCATTCACGAATATCCTTTTGGAGACTCAATTGAAACAATTTAGGCAAATTCAAATTTGTACTGAAGCAAACATAGCACATGGCATTAAAGCTCATTGTGTTGATATTAAAAATCAAGGACCTAAATCACAATAGCTAATGCTATGTACCAAGGAGCTATGAAAATTGCTTACCAAAATCAAGCTTGGATAGTACAGGAAGAAGATCTAAGCATCACACCACCTAAAGAAAAACAAATAGTTTTTTtactattaaattttttatttttatttttcattcttttGCTCAATGAGCAGTTTGTCCATTCTCAGGACCCAGCCCATACAACACACCTGCATACCTCTCAGTTGAGCCACTAAAAAATGACTCCTTCAATTTCCTGAAAGCGCAAGAAGTAAGCAGGCTGTCAGAACCGGCCTGGTGGCATATCCCAACTCTTTCTAATTCAAGCAATTCGGCAAGCTTATTTAGGCCCCCATGGAGGCTGTTGCAGAACTTCATGAGGTGTTTGACATCGTACACGGTTGGGAAGTAGATCCTGATCAAATTGAAGAAGCCCACTTGGGTGTCGGGGAGGTGCTGGCAAGTGAGCACCTTGAGAAGGTAACCGAAATCATAGCCGCTGTGGAATGTGACCCAATGAACGGAGTCATTAAGCACGATCCCGGACGACATGAGGAGCTCACCGAACCGCTGGGCGTCGATCCCTTCCTCGCTGTTCCTCTCGAAGTCGATGCCGCTCTGCCGGAGGAGTTCGATGGAGTCGGTAGAGAAGACGTCGCACTGCAAGTCGAACTCGCGGAAATTGAACTGCCAGACGCAGCCACGGCTGCTGCCGCAGGTCGGGAGGTTGCCGCGTTCGTCGGAGAAGGTGAGACCGAGCTGGATGAGCTTGAGCACGTCGACGTTGGCCTTGAGAGTGGCGTAGTTGAAGTCAGCACTGCTGCGGAAGGTGCCGAGGGGTCGGCAGACGATGCCGGGGAACTCGGTGTCCATGGCGACGTAGGGGAAGTCATCCACCACCTCGCGGATTAGGGCGAACTCTGCCTCGAGATTATCGGCCCACACCTCGCGGATCTGGACAGTCTCCGTCTTCGGAAGGATCGCCGACATCGCACCGGCGTCAATCGGAATGAAATCCCTAATCGGGGGATTGACCTCGAACCGAACCATATCGGGGGAGACCGGAGAAAAAACGTGGGCTGATTGGATCGAGAGGCCACCGATCCAATAACCCGAAAGGGCTCCGGAGAGAATGAGGCGCCGTGGCATGATCTGATTGAAGAATCGAAAAGGCATATTCTTGGTTACCATGTTTTAACAATTAACTAATAGAACTTTAATatcataataaatttattattagtttttcccattttttatcaaaataagtAGTAGCgtttttttatttacttaaaAGAGtaccttaattttaaaactatgaaaaaaaaatattaaaaacagTATTATTTATTTCTATCCTCTTAAATTCTCTCTTGTCATTTTCTAATACATCACcctcttcaaaattaaaaaagttaTGATATATTCATATATCAAGTCCATTGTTAAATTTGATATTGGATCATATTAAATTCAACGTGAATTTGATATTTTTCATATTAGACCCAATGTAAATCTAATATGGTCTAATATTAAACCTAATCTGGATATAatattttttcatatcatatccATGTATTGAAAAATAGTATGAGATTTAAGAGGTGAAAGATAGAAAgagaataaaattattatttctaattatttgaaTAGGGAATCTAAGTTTAAGAAAACGAATGATATATAATGATACTGAATCCAGTTAAAAAAGAATATTATTAATAGTTATTTTCTTTTTAGGTCAGTAttaatagttttattttaaatagtATCAAAGAGAAAATTACATTTATAATTTCATTTATactgaaaataaaaatagtaataagaATAATTGTTTGAGTAGAATTCAATCATGATAATCCTTTCACATTTAGGGGTTCAATATGAAAATGATTGTGAATCATAAAAACCGTAGTTTTTTTTAAGACCATtacaattataataattattaattggCTACTATAATAATTTATTGAGTAAGGTAATAAATAATTTTAGACAAATTACAATAGCGATCAAACGAGCCGATCTATATGGATAGGCCAGTCTATGACGGATCAGTCCATGATGAGTTGACTATTTAATAATGGACTGACccaaaagaataataaaaaaaatatataaaaaagattAACTTTTAGTTAATCTAAATTCAATCAAATAGgctagaataaaaaaaaaaaatttccttagggtatttttgttttagttttctattctAAATGTTTACTCTATAATTCTTAttcttatttattaattagttatcaacttgaatttttaaatgtttaatctataattcatatttattaaattacttgcctaacttgaattttttttacacAATTTATATCCTAATTTatgtattatttaatttattttggatgcctcttaaatcacaattttagaataatttatctatacttgttttttttttccctcaATTCGGAGTCTAATCCAAACTTATCATGACCCGATCCACATGGATCCCAGGCGGATTGCCTATAGCTCGCCTGAACTCATCTTTAAATGAGTTAATAAAAtttcaacttaaactatttaaattatttgataaGATAGATTAACCCCAACAATCACAATCCAAATTAActattatataatttaaatttcatattatccAAATCACATATACAATTTTAGAAATACTCAAATCACCAATCCACTAACTATTTTGCCCCTTCGCTGCTTTATTTGCTCACTTTATCAATTGCTAGAATAAAATTCCATCACCATAAATAGGAACTTTAATCTATTGTTACACTATAAAaatctattaaattttttttaaaaatgattaaaaaacttttatgataaaaaatttaCTATTCTCAATATGGGAGTAGATCTCCTGGTCCACAGAAAAATAGATCAGGGATAGACTCCTGGGAGTAGATCTcctggtctcctgataaaaaattTACTATTCTCAATACGGTCGGATTGTAATTGTAATACGACCGCAATTAGTTGCGATCCATCTCTCGATTTATCGTTCTCACCATGTTATAGTTTGAGATGGGACGGGCGGTCGGAATGGGCGCCCAGAGGCTGCCCCCTACTCAGCGTTTGAAAATCTTGACACTTGCCCACTTTCGACGGTCGGACCGGTGGCCTCCGGGCCGCCTCTGGCTGCTCgcttaaactcaaactataacctgATGGGGGTGAtgaatgttggtgcaacatccctcaggtctgGATCGACGATAAgcgctgatcgatccgtggatcgatcgagctccatccgatcgatcgatcgatcgatcgaaaccGAGTCAGCACTGAGTGTTAGGGTTAGGGTTCTTCttcacatcttgtaagcttttgcttaacttgtatttcctttcttcttcttgtattgagagtgttgtagggcttctcaaggagtgttattcatagtggagggtgtgtgagtgtgtggatcctgattagtcacctcttgtgaggtggataccaagtaaaatcctagtgttagcgtgcttgtcgagcgaacgcgacgagctattcaccccccctctagctacttttggtcctaacaatgaaCCCAGGAAGAAATCACTTCCTTTTTTGTGGACTAGAAGATCTGGTCAATATGAtgtatcaaattaatatttgaatatatgcatataatcaggagaactagatgaGCACATAAGATCTTATTCcatgtcattctgagctctctagatCAATTAGTCGGTTTCAGTCAAAATCGACTGATGAATCTAGAGAGTTCGGAATGACGTGGAATAAGATTTTATAtatatgttcgtctagttctcttcATTATATccaaattctcaaaaattatttttatatgtcATATTGAGAGTattaattttttgaatatgaatgtgTCTGAAAAATCTGATTAGTATTCAAAAATTTACTGCTTTCAATATAGTGTATCAAATTAGTATTTCAGAGCATTGATATAATCAAGAAAACTAGACGAGCATTTAAGTTCTGATTCCATATCATTTTAAGCTCTCTAGGCCTAtcagctgatttcgaccaaaatcAATGAATGAACCTATATATCTCAGAATGATATGGAACAAGTTTTTGTGTACTCATCTAATTCTTATAGTTATATCTatgcaaatatcaatttgataaagcatacaacaacaacaaccaagtattttcacactaggtggggtcggttgtatgaatccttttacgtcactgagctctatctcctattatatcatcatctatatttaaataaattttatattgttttattattgctaacacagtcttttttggtcttcctcttcctcgtttgatatgcatgtttattatagtttcacatcgcttaactggagcatttattggtcgtctaagtacatgtccgtaccatcttaaacgtgtctctcggagtttttttctcaatagatataattccgactttctctctaatgctctcatttcttattttgtctatcctcgtatgtccacacatccacctaaacatcctcatctctgcaactctcatcttctgctcatgtgctcgagtcatagcccaactaGGGAAGTAAACGAGCCAAACCGAGccttattagctcgattatcaaagttaacgagcctaacttattaagcgagctcgggctcattTTCGGGCTCGTTTTTGGcttgttttagagctcgttttttggctcattttaaagcttaTTTTAAGGcttgttttagagctcgtttttttgattcgttttagagctcgttttttggctcggtttaaggctcgCTTTTTTAGCTCGCGagtctataaacgaacatgttcgcgagctcacgagccgaatatccttaagctcaagctcggctcgataaaactgtcaagctcgaaatcgagctcgagctcgactcgataagataaacgaacgaactcgaacgagctttttaccaaatcgagctccgaatagctcgcgaaccatttgattcatttacatccctaagcccaacattcagctccatataacatagcaggtctaattacgattttatagaacttacctttaagtttaagaggtactttacggtcacataaaacacttgatgctctcctccatttcacccatcctgcttgtattctatgttagacatctctctcaatctctccatcattttacaaaaatgatcctaaatatttaaatctctcggtttgagcaactcgtcctctcctattttaacaattattttattacttctaatattgctaaacttaaattccatatattctgtctttaatctactaagcttaaaacctttccttctagtgtttttctctaagattctagtttagcatttactacttcatgtgtctcatctaccaaaataatattatctgcaaacaacatgcaccacggtactgagTCTTAAATGTacacagtgagttcgtccataattagtgtaaaaagataaggatttagagttgatccttaatgtaaccctatctttattgaaaatgcttcagttactccgcctgaagtctttactctggtcgttacatccttatacatatccttaattagttcaatatatgttacgctaacacctctcttttctaaaattctccatataatttctcttgagactctatcataagttttttctaagtcaatgaatatcatgtgtagatcttatttttgctcacgatatttttcaattaattgtctaagaatatgtataacttctattgtcgaccttccaagcatgaacccaaattgattttctgtcactgtggtctccttccttaatcttttttctattatttttcccaaagtttcatagtatgactcattagtttaatacccctataatttgcacaattttgtacgtctcccttgttcttatataagagaattAGAGTACTTATTCTCCATTGATCATAcatattttttgttttcaatatcatgttaaataattttgtaagtcattcaataccttgtttccctaagcacttccatacctctatcggaatatcatctggtccaacggcttttccattgtgcatctcatttaaagtttgtttatttctgaagtttgaattctacgataaaaattaaaatttctatactcatttgacctacttaaattacctaagttaagttggtcacctaaactttcattaaaaattTAATGAAAATACTTTTTCCACCgtttttttatttctccatcgtttactaataccctattacattcatctttaatacattttatttggctaagatcttttattttcctttctctcactttagctattctataaatgtctctttccccttcttttgtatccaatttttgatataaccgttcaaaaattttattttttgcttcactcactattttcttagcttctttcttggctattgtatatttttttaagttttccttttcttacaaatatataattccttataagttattcgtttttccttcactttctcttatattttttcattccaccaccaagattctttagttagtggtgcatgtccctttgactcaccgagtacactcttagctattattttcaactttgatgtcatcttatcccatgttgtattagagttattgtatatttcacctaatgcttgtacttgtactttcttcttacatatattttgctttccatcctttaacttctacCATTTAAttttaggaattgtatatattttctttctattgatactatgtttgagacgtatatccaacactactatcctatgttgggtagttaaacttTCTACAAGGATGActttacaatctttacaaatctttttatccttcttcctaactatAAAAGgtcaatttatgatttattatttctacttttgaatgtgactaagttttttttttctttaattaagaataataaatttttaatcataatttttttaattatattttttttaaaataggtttttaattttttctatggTGTAGTAATCGATTAAACT contains:
- the LOC122024658 gene encoding probable CCR4-associated factor 1 homolog 7 isoform X1; this translates as MVRFEVNPPIRDFIPIDAGAMSAILPKTETVQIREVWADNLEAEFALIREVVDDFPYVAMDTEFPGIVCRPLGTFRSSADFNYATLKANVDVLKLIQLGLTFSDERGNLPTCGSSRGCVWQFNFREFDLQCDVFSTDSIELLRQSGIDFERNSEEGIDAQRFGELLMSSGIVLNDSVHWVTFHSGYDFGYLLKVLTCQHLPDTQVGFFNLIRIYFPTVYDVKHLMKFCNSLHGGLNKLAELLELERVGICHQAGSDSLLTSCAFRKLKESFFSGSTERYAGVLYGLGPENGQTAH
- the LOC122024658 gene encoding probable CCR4-associated factor 1 homolog 7 isoform X2, whose amino-acid sequence is MVRFEVNPPIRDFIPIDAGAMSAILPKTETVQIREVWADNLEAEFALIREVVDDFPYVAMDTEFPGIVCRPLGTFRSSADFNYATLKANVDVLKLIQLGLTFSDERGNLPTCGSSRGCVWQFNFREFDLQCDVFSTDSIELLRQSGIDFERNSEEGIDAQRFGELLMSSGIVLNDSVHWVTFHSGYDFGYLLKVLTCQHLPDTQVGFFNLIRIYFPTVYDVKHLMKFCNSLHGGLNKLAELLELERVGICHQAGSDSLLTSCAFRKLKESFFSGSTERWCDA